The region AGATCGGTCGTTGGAGGAGAGCACTTACAAAAGTTGCTAATTTAAGCGGAGAGAACGTAAAGGGCTGGTAattactttttttcttttttatccaAAGCTCCATGTTGCTTCAATTTTGTTTGATTACTACATGAGATGTCCACTTTGTATCCTCTCTATGCATTTCTTCAGTAACTTTCATCAATATTATCAAATATATTTTTGATGTAGCATCATAAAGAAGATGCATAAAATTGAATCCAAATTTTCAACTATATGATCGCATAAATCAATTTTTTATAGTGATAGAATAATGATCCTTATACTTTTGACAGGTTTGTGGGGCTCAATTCTAATTATACATAAATATTCTGATCTTAGAGCATCTCCATTATCATTGACCTTTTATTATTAAGAGCTTATTACCATTAGAGAGAAAAACTTACTTGCTTTTCAAAATTGACCACTCAATATATATTGCAGTGGTCAATATACTCAAATGTTTTGTCAATTAACCCCTCATTTGATATATTTCAATTTCTTTCTTAAATAtcttttagttttaaatattgtttatttattaattatttgtattaaatatttaatgacatttcttttatgaaatataaaattataatgattatatatatatatatatatatatatatatatatatatatatatatatttttcattatttatttgtGACTATTCCGTAATAGTTTTTCGTATTAATTTTTCCGAACGATATGTTAGTAAtatatttcttttgaaacaatatttttaataaaatgaaaatataatGTATGTTTAAAAAAAGAATAATCAATTAAGGGGGTTTTATAGAACATTTTAGATAGATATTGATAAATTAGGTAAACTATTATAAAAAAACTTTTAGAAGAGGTTAACCATTGGAGTGGTTACTTAATTATAGGTTAAGTTATTAGAATGATGATGTGGCAATAGTTTTAAGTCTTAGGATAACTTAACCATTTGGAGATGCTATTACACATTAGATAATCGTATATCGTCAGAGATACAATCATGATACACTTTTGATGTGAAATCattaaaataatagtttaatATGTGTATACAAGAATATTCTAGATATGGCTGAATATATGGTTGTCTATTGACGTCGATAGTTGTAGAATGAATTGTGATTACCCTGTTTCATACTTAACATTTCTAAAATGTATTCGTATATACTCCTCATCAATATACACGATCACTATTGACTATTGAGGCAATCATCTAAATCTTATAATGTGATCAAATTTTGATTTATAATCTTTGGATATATTAAATCTGCAAATCCGCTTTATTGTTTTGGTAGATTGCTTTTTGTACTAATAATTAAAAGAAAGTTTGCAGGCTAGAGGCAGAGTTCATTGATGAGATTGTTAAGGACATTTGTCGTAGATTACAAATACCCTTAAGAAATGGTATACCGCAACTTATTGGGATGAACAATTCCATCAAATTTGTCACTTCATGGTTGAAAGATGATTCCTCGTATACAGGAGACATACTCACTATTTTGGGTATGAGCGGAATCGGTAAGACATCTTTAGCAAAATATGTCTATTGGTCAAATTTTCGAGAATTCGACACAAGTAGTTACATTGAAGATATTAGCAGGAGGTGTGTTGACAAATATAATGGGTTGCATGATTTGCAAAAACAACTCTGTGGTGACATTACCAAAACAAGTCCAACTCAATTCCATTATAATTCTATATGCACCTCACAAATAGAGAATGCAATAGAGAATAAAAAGGTGTTTCTAGTTCTTGATAATGTTGATAGTGTTCAACAGTTAGATGCATTACTTGGAAGTAGAGGTTTTCAACAAGGAAGCAAAATCATATTAACGACAAATGATGCATGGTTGACAAAGAGTTGTGCGCTATTCAAAACAAATGTTAAACCCAAGCATGCAAAGCACTTGCTTCAAGGCTTATGTGAAACTGGATCACGAGAACTTTTGTGTTTTCATGCATTCATGTGCAAAAATCCCAATACAGGTTTTGAAGAGGTATTAGAAAATATAATGACATACTGTGGTGGGCATCCATTGgctcttgaagttttgggcaaGTCTCTATATAATCGAGATGTAGCTTATTGGGAAGAGTGTATAAAAGGGCTAAAGAAAGAAATTGGTTCTCACATCAATAACGTCTTGAGAATGAGCTTTGACTCTTTGCCATCCAAAAATGACAAGGATTTATTTAAGCATATTGCTTGTTTTTTTGTTGGAATGGATAGGGATGTTACCGAAACAATATTAAAGGCTTGTGCTATAAACACACGAGTTGGGATCACAAATCTAATCGATAGATGCATGCTTAGTGTTGGTGAGAATAACAAACTAATGATGCATCAGCTGCTTAGAGACATGGGAAGATTTGTGGTACGTCAAGAATCACTGGAAAAACCGTGGAAGCGAAGTCGATTATGGTGTCATGAGGAGTCGTTCAAAGTTTTGAAACAGAAAAAGGTGTCTGCTTATCTATACTtgttagtaatatatatatatatatatatatatatatatatatatatatatataaaagtttggGTTCGATAAGaaaccattttaaaccttagaaccAATGAACCAATATTTTCTCAACTTTTAGAGCAATtttttcatcaaaaaaaaaaaaaaaaaaaaactaaaaacatagaaattcataactttttatcttccatccattgatatcaaatttgattaaaaaaattgatttgttCAGATTCACCCTATGAGAAGATCTATGCTGTGAAATCTGTACAGATTTATATAGTGAATTTATACAAAATTAATGATTTATAAtataaattcacaatgtgaatctgaacatataaaaaaaagtaaaatactttttttttatcaaatttgatatcaatggaaagaagataaaaagttatgaatttctatatttttagaatttttttacGATAAATAATAAGatctaaaatttgaaaaaataatgGTTTCTTGATTCTATGGTTTAAAATGGTTCCTTGTTGAacttttgcatatatatatatatatatatatatatatatatatatatatatatatatatatatattacatttctTTTTAGGGTAAGGGAAATCTTCTAGGCCTTGCTCTTGACATGCGAATGCTTGAGAATGAAAAATTACGATCgtcgtttaagttgaaaactGATGTGTTGGGTAATATGGATAATTTGATGCTACTGCAACTCAATTATGTTCAAATTGATGGGTCTTATGACAAGTTTCCAGAAGAATTGAGATGGTTGTGTATGCACGGATTCCCTTTAAAGACTATACCATCAGACTTGCAAATGGAGAATTTGGTTGCCCTTGACATGTCATATAGCAATATTCAATCATTTGGTATTTGTGATATAAATCCACGACTTGAGAGTAGGAACGAGGTAACTTATCTAAATTTATTATTCTTCCATATTAAGTTCATGAAATGGATTGCTAATTTAACCTATTTGCAATGTTGTAGGTAATCGGGTCATCTTTAAATGGCAAAATGTCGTTTGAATCACTAAAGATACTTAATTTAAGTTTCTGTGAACAACTCCATATAGTGTTTGGCTTTGGCGAGCTCCTTGCTCTAGAGAGGTTAATACTTACAAATTGCATTGGTTTACTTGTGGTTTGTGAATCAATTGAGCAATGTGTTAAACTTGTCCTCGTTGATCTAAGCTATTGTAACAAGCTTGAAAACCAACCAAGAACCATAAGCATGTTAAAGAACGTTAAAACACTATTGTTAGAGGGTTGTAATCTTGGTGAATCTCAATTTGAGATAAGAGATATAGATCCACCGAAAATATTCAATGTAAACAACATTGTCATAAACGCAAAAACCTCTCCATCCAGCATTTTGGGGGCTATACCAAGTGATTTCAAGTTTGTTGCAAGCTTTTTATCGGGATCTTTAGTGAAGTTATCACTTGCAAATAATAATTTGTCCACCGAATCCTTTCCCATAGACTTCAGTTGCCTACCCATATTAGAAGAATTGTATTTAGATGAAAATCCTATTGCTTCCTTGCCCAATTGTGTGAGAAGCCTTCCTAGACTTAAGAAACTTAGCCTAGAAAACTGTAAATATTTAAAGTCAGTTGAGTATCCTCCACATACACTAAGAAAGTTGATCCTCTATTCTTCTCATATCTCTTCACTACGAAGAGTTGCACTTGATCCAGAAATCCGCCCACTCAAGTTATCAGTGTATTCAGATTATATAGCACCATTGTCATTTGAATTTGAAGGCATGGTCAAACTCCAACCAATAGTAAGCGTTCGGGAAAATGTTTTACATAGTTTAGGTTGGAAAAATTTAGACTTCCTTAATGAAATGCGCGTAGGAACTCATTTTTGGTCTAAACGAGCACAAGAATCTCAGATTCAGGTTTCCTCTAGTTAAACTATTCATCTTTGTGTCAATATGTATAAATTTGGGTATTAATTCATGTTGCATTTGGCAGATGTATTATGAATTTGGAATCTTCAGCACAATTTATGGAGGCGAAGAGATGCCGAATTGGATCAGGCGTAGAAGTAAGCAGGCATCAATATCATTTACCATACCATCATCTCGTAATAAGGTCAGAGGATTGAATTTCTGCTGCATACACAAGGTTCCATTTCCTGAGAAGAGGATTTTATTTCCAAATGAGGAGTTTCGTTATTTGCCAATGATCATACTTCATAATATAACAAAGAAGCGCACATGGGTATACAATCATTATGTTTACAAAGTCAATGTAGGTGGAGATTGCCAAATATTGTTAAGCCACTGGATGTTTGGGATGAATGAGATGGAACGTGGTGACCAGATTACGGTTATTGCAAAGGCAGAAGTAGATCAAATTATAAAGGAGTGTGGGGTGAAGCTTGTGTATGATGATGGAAGCACAAATGAAGATGAAGATCCATTGGATTATTACAAGTCATGGAATCACATCAATGGTGGAGATCTTTCTGCTTTTGAAATAATTAAAGGAGCATACTTCTTACACAACACAGAGTTTATGATGAACTCCCAATTTAACGGTATATATCGTTCTTATCAAAACCATGATTTGAACTATGATCCAAGTAGATGCATAATTATGTGGCCAATTAGTTAATGGATAATCTGATCATTGACCCAACTTTTTAAAAAATAGATGGATCATGgcatatttatttttaaatagatAGACCATGGtctaattattttaaaatatatatatgaatcattatttatttaattatccaAAATATAAAATTACTTTTAATTTTCAAATGGATCAACCTAAATGGTCGATAGACCCAAGTATTGATCTATCTAAATTGGTTGATTTGTTGGATCAATCAGTATGGGATTTTTGTAAGTTTCTTCACAAAAAATATCATAACTAGATCAAAACCCAAATCATTTAGAGAACTAATCATAACTACTCTTTTACGCACGTGGGTGTATGTGAATAATAACTAATGtagtattatttttatttttggtttcatGAGAAGAGAAAATGCGCTTTAGAACTTTATCTTAGAGGAATTCGGATATACTTGATCAAGAAAGTGAGGTGTACTTTTTGACACTCATATATATCACTCATCTCATAAGAATAAATAAAAGGCACAATGACCAAATATGTTGTAATAGAAGTTACTAATTGGTACAGGGATGTGACAAGGAATTACAACCTTTGTGATGGATGCTTGGAAATAGAAACATCAACATGTACATGGGGATCATATGTTGTGATAGGCCAACCTTTAAGCCCATATACCTTTATGGAACTTTGAATTTAATGTTCTCAAATTTATCATGATATCTAGCTATATTTATTTCTGTTTTAGGTTAAATCATGTAATTTTAGTGACTTACGTTAATCATAATGTTCGGAAGTTTATCATGATATTTGGCTATATTTATTTACGATTTAGTCTAAATCGTGTAATTTTAGTGATTCACGTCAATTACATGAGTACATGACATTTTAGACATTGCTTTTTTTCTTTAGGAATGGCAATATATTACTCAAACAAAGGTTAGTGAACAACTATCAACAAGAAGAAAATTACAAAGGAATCAAGGTTGTAGAAGGCCAAGCCAACCACAACATCCGATCAACCTTAAAGCTTCTACACCTACTACTTAACCAGCAGAACAAATTAATAAAATGCATTGTTAAACAAATCCTCACAACAACCTATCTCATTTTGCAAGTTGATTTCATTCCTAATCTCCCAAATCTCCCAAGTCATAGTACAAATAACATAGTCCAATGCACCTTTGACATGTCTGGAAGCCCTCAAATGTCAAAATTGCCACCAATGTGATCGAATCACCAAATTGGTAGTATTTAGAAGCATACCTTTCAAATCTCACCATCTATCTTCCTCCATTCTAATTTAGATAAAAAGGACATCCAAATAAGAGATATGTAGATTTAGAACAACTAGAGCACAAAGACAAAACATATATCCATGTCAAGCCCAATGTTACTCATATTGACTTTAGTAGGGATTTCATTCAAGTTTACCCTCAATCTTAAGATATTAACCTTGCTAGGAAGCCATTTATTCCACTTAGTACCTTCATTGTTGTTTGACTAATGTTTTCCCATCAATGCAAGCTCTAACAGATGCCACATAGAATTTGTCATTGGATTTAATGCTCCACCACACATCAGGTTTAGAACGAGCTAAATCAAGCCCATAAATTTTAAACTAAATCTTACCGAACTCCTCAGCTGTAGGCTTGTCCCTAGCATGTCTTCTCTATTGAAGATGCATTGTAAACCTTTTCTTACATGTCAATGTATTGCGTTGTACTTAATGAAACTTTTTATGAAATGCTAGAATATATGGAAAACCCattaattagggttgcatgtatatatcagtatatatagtgtagaatgtTACAAAAAAGACCCTACTATACAAGAATATAGAACATGTATAAAACTATCTAACTCGCCCCTGTAGTTGGAGCAGGATGAtctcgaatgttcaaactatttttgAAATCTGAAAACAACTGTGTAGGTAAGCCCTTTGTAAAAATATATTCATACTGATTGGCGGAGGGTACATGTAAAACACGCACATGCATAATCGCAACACTCCCTAACAAAATGCAATTCTTTTTCCACATGTTTGATTCTTTGGTGTTGTACTGGATTAGAGGCTAAATACATGGCACTGGCATTGTCACAAAAGACAACCATGACACGAGATAGAGGACAAAATAACTCGAGAAAGAGATTTCTAAGCCAAACAGTTTCAACAACTACATTAGCTACCCCCTCCCCGTTCTCGGCTTCAACATTAGACCGAGAAACAACATGTTGTCACTTGGAGGACCAACACACGAGCTTATCACCAAGATAAACACAAAACCCAAATGTGGATCGATGAGTAGTGGGATAGCCGACTCAATTAGCATCAGAATTGAAACCAAACGATCAACGACTGAACGATGGATATAAAGGTTATGAGTTAAGGTACCTTTAAGATACCTCAAGATACACTTTAGAACCTAAAATTGTGGTACACGTGGGTCATGCATGAAAAGGAAGACTTGCTGAATAGCATAGGGAATATAAGGATGAGTAAAGGTAAGATATTGTAAGGCTCCTATAAGCTTCAATATAGAGTCAGGTCAGAAACCGGCTCACCAGCAGACGAGAGCTAGGATTTAGTGTCAACCAGAGTGCTACAAGGATTACACATGGCCATATCAGCACGAGTAAGGATCTCCTGAGCAAATGCAAATTGTGAGACAAAGAGAGAGGAGGCGATACGAGTAGCAGCAATACCCAGAAAGAAGGAGAGAGGACCAAGATCACTCATTGGAAACTCATATTAAAGGCGAGTGATGACCTCGGTGGTAAGAGTGGGCGAAGAAGCAGTAAGGATAATACCATCCACATACATGAGTCGATAAATAACATCTTTACCATTATGAAAGGTAAAAAGAGAATTGTCAAATTTGATACTATGAAACCcaagagaagagagaaagatgGAAAAACACCGGTACTAGGCACGAGGAGTTATTTGAGGCCATATAGGGACTTGCAAATGAGACAAACATGATCTGGAAACTGAGGACTAATGTAGCCAGGAGGTTGACGCATATAAACTATTTTAGTTATATCCTCGTGAAGAAAGGCATTTTTGACATCAAGTTGATGAATAGACCAGTTTTTAGAGACATAAATAATGAGGACGGTGCGCGTAACACCCGGTCCATGGTACACATTTAAATTCaagtatttttcatgtttttccctgactcggcgagttggaggcccaactcgtcgagtagacttgaCTTTGGACCCggaggtttagtgacctactcgacgagtcggggaccgactcgacgagtaggagctgtctggatgaaaccctaatgttatggtttgcaccctatttaaacttcttattctgcctcaacccaacccccatcgtccctcccaacccaaagaaaccctaactcgaaaccctaagccccttttgagtgttcttgagctttttggtgactTTTATGTGCATTTGAAGttggaagagaagaagaaagcttgggagttcaagtggaagctagtagatccaaaggttttgcttcattctcaacttattcaaggtaaaaagcttgaaccttgaccatctatctcctagatcttgttttgggtctattttctaccttttctaagTTTTTGGAAGGCTATACTCAGATTTGTATGTATATTTGGAGTtgcacttcagatctggaaccattgagggttcccattgaagggttttgagcattctaacactcatatggtgtacatgcaaccctagaaaccttggatctatgttttactaagatataTGCAAATTTACTTTTCAAAGGTTcataacctaactagcatggcatgggaaaCTTTGAAACTTAATAAGCtagtagagttacataccttttagtagtggttgattgcttagagtttgagagcctagcaccaataatgtggatgcctcaaatggaagtcacaaatcaccacaaaccttggaAACCTTTAGAGAGAGTATGAACACTTGTAGAAATCGGCCACCTTTGCTCACACACAATTAGTGccatttcaagtgccaaggactcctttatatagttttgtggattagggttacatccatgtaaaccctaatacccatgacctttcatttccatgagatccatgggttaaagctctatggactatccatggacttaccatgcaagcctagcccattctaaataggcattagcccacactatataaatacaagagtccatatttaattagtcacacttttgatcactaaattaattctaaattaattttagatcaagactaattaaataatatgatttcatattaatatattagaacttataatatattaataaatcataacttatactattctcaaaagattatccatataaattgttcgggtgaagtgcaacccaaatggaccatgtcgggtcgggtcaagtacgtctcaaatatagttatggacttaggccCCGTTTGATACGCATCTTTCCAGGTCCAAATAGATCTTTCTAGTtgaatggaccggaaagactgtttgatttgcacaaaagaaggggtctttcccggtaagatatgtctttcccagaaagctccaaaatcatatctttctggctgaatgggctgaaagacaattatacaccaaaccccgcctctttctttctttattggattattaattttttaaataatttttttaaaatttattttttattgaattattacgtTTTTTCATCATTAAGCACAGTCAaacagatgtacaatcaaacagcaTGGTTTCTTTCCCAGTTAGAAAACTTTCCCAGACAGCACTTTACCAGACAACACTTTCccagacagaaactatcaaacgtgaccttagacatcttatccaacaCCCATGGctaaaaggtgccaactttatggccttgggagacccatgcaacatataaacccctttttatggctttttgagccaaagtcCCCATGCACGGACatcaagtttgtaactttacgtataaaatggactctaggaggccagatctatggttttgatgcattaaaacccattataatcgactgaatagttttggacaaagagggactcggcaagtcacttgggtgactcgacgagtcgggtcgcaTTTTCCCCAAATGCCTTCTGGAAATGGTctttggttgagtggaaggaacactcaACCTGTTAGGAGTTTGTAATGGACTTGAAgatggaaggactcgacgagttcaaggaggaactcgacgagttcaaggcaatgtcctaaccacatgaagacggactcgacgagtacaagggtgaactcgacgagtcataaactgaacaccttcatatggatgaagatgaactcgacgagttcaaggacgaactcgACAAGTCAGTTGAAGATAGTCCgatgtgttgttgaaggcg is a window of Lactuca sativa cultivar Salinas chromosome 1, Lsat_Salinas_v11, whole genome shotgun sequence DNA encoding:
- the LOC111899396 gene encoding disease resistance protein RUN1 isoform X2; its protein translation is MMTVLSEFLEGSSSSSHTHGLKHDVFLSFRGCDTRHSFTNHLHKALIAANITVFFDDDEIKTGEDLKPELESAIKASRASIIILSKNYADSSWCLDELLLILEQRRTSNQIVIPIFYHVEPTHIRKQEGTFGIAMAKHRQQMETQTNANKKSQMAQKIGRWRRALTKVANLSGENVKGWLEAEFIDEIVKDICRRLQIPLRNGIPQLIGMNNSIKFVTSWLKDDSSYTGDILTILGMSGIGKTSLAKYVYWSNFREFDTSSYIEDISRRCVDKYNGLHDLQKQLCGDITKTSPTQFHYNSICTSQIENAIENKKVFLVLDNVDSVQQLDALLGSRGFQQGSKIILTTNDAWLTKSCALFKTNVKPKHAKHLLQGLCETGSRELLCFHAFMCKNPNTGFEEVLENIMTYCGGHPLALEVLGKSLYNRDVAYWEECIKGLKKEIGSHINNVLRMSFDSLPSKNDKDLFKHIACFFVGMDRDVTETILKACAINTRVGITNLIDRCMLSVGENNKLMMHQLLRDMGRFVVRQESLEKPWKRSRLWCHEESFKVLKQKKGKGNLLGLALDMRMLENEKLRSSFKLKTDVLGNMDNLMLLQLNYVQIDGSYDKFPEELRWLCMHGFPLKTIPSDLQMENLVALDMSYSNIQSFGICDINPRLESRNEVIGSSLNGKMSFESLKILNLSFCEQLHIVFGFGELLALERLILTNCIGLLVVCESIEQCVKLVLVDLSYCNKLENQPRTISMLKNVKTLLLEGCNLGESQFEIRDIDPPKIFNVNNIVINAKTSPSSILGAIPSDFKFVASFLSGSLVKLSLANNNLSTESFPIDFSCLPILEELYLDENPIASLPNCVRSLPRLKKLSLENCKYLKSVEYPPHTLRKLILYSSHISSLRRVALDPEIRPLKLSVYSDYIAPLSFEFEGMVKLQPIVSVRENVLHSLGWKNLDFLNEMRVGTHFWSKRAQESQIQMYYEFGIFSTIYGGEEMPNWIRRRSKQASISFTIPSSRNKVRGLNFCCIHKVPFPEKRILFPNEEFRYLPMIILHNITKKRTWVYNHYVYKVNVGGDCQILLSHWMFGMNEMERGDQITVIAKAEVDQIIKECGVKLVYDDGSTNEDEDPLDYYKSWNHINGGDLSAFEIIKGAYFLHNTEFMMNSQFNEKMRFRTLS
- the LOC111899396 gene encoding disease resistance protein RUN1 isoform X3, with product MMTVLSEFLEGSSSSSHTHGLKHDVFLSFRGCDTRHSFTNHLHKALIAANITVFFDDDEIKTGEDLKPELESAIKASRASIIILSKNYADSSWCLDELLLILEQRRTSNQIVIPIFYHVEPTHIRKQEGTFGIAMAKHRQQMETQTNANKKSQMAQKIGRWRRALTKVANLSGENVKGWLEAEFIDEIVKDICRRLQIPLRNGIPQLIGMNNSIKFVTSWLKDDSSYTGDILTILGMSGIGKTSLAKYVYWSNFREFDTSSYIEDISRRCVDKYNGLHDLQKQLCGDITKTSPTQFHYNSICTSQIENAIENKKVFLVLDNVDSVQQLDALLGSRGFQQGSKIILTTNDAWLTKSCALFKTNVKPKHAKHLLQGLCETGSRELLCFHAFMCKNPNTGFEEVLENIMTYCGGHPLALEVLGKSLYNRDVAYWEECIKGLKKEIGSHINNVLRMSFDSLPSKNDKDLFKHIACFFVGMDRDVTETILKACAINTRVGITNLIDRCMLSVGENNKLMMHQLLRDMGRFVVRQESLEKPWKRSRLWCHEESFKVLKQKKGKGNLLGLALDMRMLENEKLRSSFKLKTDVLGNMDNLMLLQLNYVQIDGSYDKFPEELRWLCMHGFPLKTIPSDLQMENLVALDMSYSNIQSFGICDINPRLESRNEVIGSSLNGKMSFESLKILNLSFCEQLHIVFGFGELLALERLILTNCIGLLVVCESIEQCVKLVLVDLSYCNKLENQPRTISMLKNVKTLLLEGCNLGESQFEIRDIDPPKIFNVNNIVINAKTSPSSILGAIPSDFKFVASFLSGSLVKLSLANNNLSTESFPIDFSCLPILEELYLDENPIASLPNCVRSLPRLKKLSLENCKYLKSVEYPPHTLRKLILYSSHISSLRRVALDPEIRPLKLSVYSDYIAPLSFEFEGMVKLQPIVSVRENVLHSLGWKNLDFLNEMRVGTHFWSKRAQESQIQMYYEFGIFSTIYGGEEMPNWIRRRSKQASISFTIPSSRNKVEIAKYC
- the LOC111899396 gene encoding disease resistance protein RUN1 isoform X1, whose translation is MMTVLSEFLEGSSSSSHTHGLKHDVFLSFRGCDTRHSFTNHLHKALIAANITVFFDDDEIKTGEDLKPELESAIKASRASIIILSKNYADSSWCLDELLLILEQRRTSNQIVIPIFYHVEPTHIRKQEGTFGIAMAKHRQQMETQTNANKKSQMAQKIGRWRRALTKVANLSGENVKGWLEAEFIDEIVKDICRRLQIPLRNGIPQLIGMNNSIKFVTSWLKDDSSYTGDILTILGMSGIGKTSLAKYVYWSNFREFDTSSYIEDISRRCVDKYNGLHDLQKQLCGDITKTSPTQFHYNSICTSQIENAIENKKVFLVLDNVDSVQQLDALLGSRGFQQGSKIILTTNDAWLTKSCALFKTNVKPKHAKHLLQGLCETGSRELLCFHAFMCKNPNTGFEEVLENIMTYCGGHPLALEVLGKSLYNRDVAYWEECIKGLKKEIGSHINNVLRMSFDSLPSKNDKDLFKHIACFFVGMDRDVTETILKACAINTRVGITNLIDRCMLSVGENNKLMMHQLLRDMGRFVVRQESLEKPWKRSRLWCHEESFKVLKQKKGKGNLLGLALDMRMLENEKLRSSFKLKTDVLGNMDNLMLLQLNYVQIDGSYDKFPEELRWLCMHGFPLKTIPSDLQMENLVALDMSYSNIQSFGICDINPRLESRNEVIGSSLNGKMSFESLKILNLSFCEQLHIVFGFGELLALERLILTNCIGLLVVCESIEQCVKLVLVDLSYCNKLENQPRTISMLKNVKTLLLEGCNLGESQFEIRDIDPPKIFNVNNIVINAKTSPSSILGAIPSDFKFVASFLSGSLVKLSLANNNLSTESFPIDFSCLPILEELYLDENPIASLPNCVRSLPRLKKLSLENCKYLKSVEYPPHTLRKLILYSSHISSLRRVALDPEIRPLKLSVYSDYIAPLSFEFEGMVKLQPIVSVRENVLHSLGWKNLDFLNEMRVGTHFWSKRAQESQIQMYYEFGIFSTIYGGEEMPNWIRRRSKQASISFTIPSSRNKVRGLNFCCIHKVPFPEKRILFPNEEFRYLPMIILHNITKKRTWVYNHYVYKVNVGGDCQILLSHWMFGMNEMERGDQITVIAKAEVDQIIKECGVKLVYDDGSTNEDEDPLDYYKSWNHINGGDLSAFEIIKGAYFLHNTEFMMNSQFNGIYRSYQNHDLNYDPSRCIIMWPIS